The genomic segment CTTCTGGGTCACACCGCGAAGCTGGGAGAACTGGATCACCCACTACGAGGCCAAGGGCTACCGGGTGATCGCCCCGGCGTACCCGGGCTTCGAGGTCGAGGTCGAGGCCCTGCGGGCCAACCCGCAGATCATCGCCGACGTCACCGTGCCCGCGATCATCGAGAAGATCGAGGGGATCATCCGCGAGCTGGACACCCCGCCCATCATCATCGGCCACTCGGCCGGCGGCGCGTTCACCCAGATCCTGCTCGACCACGGCTTCGGCGCCGCCGGGGTGGCGATGAACTCGGCCCCCACCGAGGGGGTGCGGGTGGTCCCGCTGTCCCAGGTGAAGTCCACCCTGCCGGTGCTGAAAAGCCCCGCCAACCGGCACAAGGCGGTCGGCCTGACGCTGGAGCAGTGGCGCTACGCCTTCACCAACACCTTCACCGAGGAGGAGTCCGAGGCGCTCTACGAGCGCTACCACATCCCCGCCAGCGGCGGCATCGTGTGGGGCGGCGTGCTGGCCAACTTCCAGCCCGGCCACCAGGACACCTGGGTCGACTACCACAACGACGAGCGGGCGCCGCTGCTGTTCATCTCCGGCAGCGAGGACCACATCATGCCGCCGTCGGTGCAGGAGTCCAACGCCAAGCACTACAAGTCCAACACCGTCACCGAACACAAGATCTACGACGGGTACGCCCACCTGCTCCCCGCCCAGCAGGGCTGGGAGGAGATCGCCGACTACGCCCTCGACTGGGCCCTGCGGCACGCCCGGTCATGACCACGGTCCGGGTCACCCACATCGGCGGGCCGACGGCGCTTGTCGAGTTCGCGGGCTGGCGGCTGCTGACCGACCCGACGTTCGACCCGGCCGGCCGGCGGTACGCGTTCGGCTGGGGCACCTCGTCCCGCAAGCTCGCCGACCCGGCCGTCGCCGCCGACGCGCTCGGCCCCATCGACGCGGTGCTGCTGACCCACGACCACCACGGCGACAACCTCGACGGCGCCGGCCGGGAGCTGCTCTCCTCGGCCGGTGTCGTCGTCACCACCGTGCCGGGCGCTCGGCGGCTCGGCGGCGGCGCCCGGGGCCTGGCACCGTGGGCGACGACCACGCTGGCGGGGGAGGGCCGGCCCACCATCGAGGTGACCGCCACCCCCTGCCGGCACGGGCCGCCGCTGAGCCGGCCGATCGTCGGCGACGTGGTCGGCTTCGCCCTGCGCTGGCCGGGCCAGGCGCACGGTGCCCTGTGGATCTCGGGCGACACGGTGCTGTTCGGCGGCGTACGACAGGTCGGGAGCCGGCTGCCGGTCGGGCTGGCGCTGCTGCACCTCGGCGGCGTCCGGTTCCCGATCACCGGCCCGCTGCGGTACTCGATGACCGCCCGCGACGCTGTGAAGCTGCTGGACGACGTACGCCCACACACGGTCGTGCCGGTGCACTACGAGGGCTGGAAACACTTCCAGGAACCCCGTGTTGCGATGGAACGCGAGTTCGCCTCCGCGCCGGCCGACGTGCGGCAGCGGATCCGCTGGCTCCCGATCGGCACCCCCACCGACCTGGAAACCTGACCGGCCGCCGGGTCCCTCGCGGCAGTTCTAGAGCCCAGCGGCGATGGTGTCCATCGAGGCGGTGTACGCGGCGATCGCCTGGTTCCGGTACTGCGCTTGCTGCTCGCCGCTCACGTCGGTGGTGATGTAGTCGAACTGCGCGTACACCCCGATGTCGTCGGTCGTGGCCTCGAAGCGGAAGTTGTACACGTAGCCGGTTATGCCATCCTTGCAAGGCGCGTCGGCGCACGGTAGCTGGTCGGACAGCGGATCCAGATGATCGAGAGTGAGCAGCTCCTGAGCCCGCTCGGGAGAGTACTCCGGATATCCCAGTCGCTGGAGTTCTGCGTCGGTGAGGACGCTGTAGTTGAATTCGGCCCGACCGAAGGTCGGGGTCTGGGTGGCGACGTCGTGGTACTCGCCGTCCGGCTCGATGTCGCAGATCGGTGCGTTTGTCGCCCAGCCGGTCGGCTTCCTGAACTTGGCGTTGTACTGGACGGTCCCGTCGGCTGGCAGCTTCACCACGGCCTTCAGTTCCTCGCAGACCGCGCCGAGGTCGGTCTCCCCGCCATCCCGGGTCGACTCGACCGTGGATGGCCGCATTGACTGCCGGTCTCCGGGACCCGCCGAAGCGTCGCAGCCAGCCAGCAGTAGTCCGGCGGCGGCAGCCACAACCCGTCTCATCGTGGCGTCACCTCCGTCCCGCATCAGAGCCCGGCGGCGATGGTGTCCATGGAGGCGGTGTACGCCGCGATGGCCTGATTCCGGTACTGCGCCAGCTGATCGCCGCTCACGTCGGTGGTGATGTAGTCAAACTTCGCGAACACCCCGATGTCATCCATCGTGGCTTCGAAGCGGAAGTTGTACTGGTAGCCGTTGATGCTGTTCTTACAGGGCTTGTTCGCGCACGGTACCTCGTCGCCTAGGGGATCCGCCTGATCGAGGGTGAGAAGGTCCTGCGCTCGCTCGGGGGAGTACTGCGGGTATCCCAATCGCTGGAGTTCTTCCTTGGTGAGGACGCCATAGTTGAACTCGGCCCGGCCGAAGGTCGGGACCTTGGTGGCGACGTCGTAGTACTCGCCCTCCGGCTCGATATCGCACAGCGGCACGTTGGTCGCCCAGCCGGTCGGCTTGTTGAACTTGGCCTTGTACTGGACGGTCCCGTCGGCCGGCAGCTTCACCACGGCTTCCAATGCCTCGCAGACCGCGCCGAGGTCGGCCTCCCCGCCCCGGGTGGTCGACTCGACCGGGGATGGCGGCGTTGACTCGCCAGCACCGGGGTCTGCCGGCGTGCTGCAACCCGCCAGCAGTAGTCCCGCGGCAGCTACTACCACAACTCGTCTCATCGCGGGGTCGCCTCCGTCTCATATTCCGGCCCGGCCTCGTGTTCACCACCGGGTGTCGTGTCGAAGACATAGGAGGGAGCACCCGGGATGTGCACCTGCCAGCCGCTGCGGTCGGTGGCGCGCGCCCAGTCCGAGGCGTGGCCCGGAGCGGAACCCTCGTCCCAGTCCGCCATGGTGGACCGGAAAGCTGCGGCGTGCTCGGCGTCTGTCGCCGCGTACGCCTCGGCCGCCGCCTTGATCTGCTCGCCCGCAGTATAGAGGCGCCCGCATGTGGTCCTCAAATACTCTCGGTACTCCAGGACCAGCGCCTTGACCTTCGGGTCGGCCATGCCCTCGGATCCGTCCTCGGTGGCCAGCGACGCGTCGGCCGCCTGGACGTCGGTGATCCTCGGAATGAGCCGGTCCTCATAGATCTTGGCACACTCGAAGCAGGTGTCGGCGAGCTCCAGGGCGGTTGGGATGTCGATGTGGATGCCCGTCCGGTCGCCGTTGCCGGTGGCGGTGTTCTCCGTCATGTCGTACAGCTCCAGGTTGAAGCTGTCGATCCCGAAGATGGTGTCGCGCAGGCTGTGGACGCCGTTGTTGTAGTCGTTCTCCCGGGAGAAGAGGTCGCGGGCCTGCTCATCCAGGTGGGCCCAGAGGGCGGTTATCACCGCCTCGACGTCGTGGGAGTATTCGGTGCTCTTGGTCTCCGGCGCGAAGTTCTGCCCGATGATGCCAGTGAGAATGCAACTCGCGCCGACGGCCGCGAGGGCCGGGTTCCAGCCACCGCCGATCGTGAGCGCCGTGCCCATACCTTGGAAGGTTTGCCACACCGGGTTGAGGTCGGTGGTGACCGTATGGGTCTCGTCGAGTGCCTTGCCGGCATCCCGAAGGATTTTCAGTGAGCCGGAGCGGATCTCCTGAATGATCGTGCCCCTGGCGCTGTAGAGGTTGTGGACGCCCGCGGCGATCTGGGCCTGGTTACCGAGGGTCGGTGCGATCGAGGCGAAGAAGCCGTCTTTGAGTCTGTCGGCGGCCAGCCCGGTCCACACGGTATACCAAGCCCCACCCTCACCGTCCGCGCCGATGAGCTTGTCGATCTTATTGATCAGGTCGGCGTTGCTCGACGGGTTAAAGGTGGCACCAGACCCGCCGGAGGACTCCATGCCCACGGCACTGCCGATCGCGAGGATCGCCTGCTGCGCGCTCTCGATCGCGCGCTGGTCATGCGCGTCGAACGTCGGCAGCTTGGCGAGGATGGCGCTGCCTTCGCCGTAGGCCCAGTCCTCGACCCGCTGCATGATCGAATTCATGCCGCAGACGATCTCGTTCGGCACGATCACCTCGTTGCCGTTGCGGTCGAAGGTGGTCGTCGGCGGGTAACCCATCTCCGGGCCGAAAGTGCGCCCCGGGCAGGAGGGAATCCCGCCCTGCTGGTCGCCCTGCGCCCAGGCGATGACCTCGCACGAGCCGTAGATGATGTGCACCTGGTTGATCGGATCCCAGTAGTCCCAGAGGTCCTCCCCGACCGGGACCCGGACCCGGTGGAAGGCGGTGCGGAAGGTGCCGAGCCCTCGCACAGCGACCGCGACCTCTTCACGCCAACGCTTCGTCAGGGCGTCCCGGAACGCGTTCACCTCGTTGACGAGGGTGGAGTAGAAGTTCGTGTCATAGATGATGCCGCCGGACATCAAGATCCCCCCGTGGATTCTGAGCCGCTCCGAGTCAGATCGCGCCGCCCGCGGGCTGAGATCATTAAGGAGCATCCGGGAGGCGTACGCGACACTTTCTCACCGCGCAGAGTAGTCCACCCCCGCAAGCGTGTCTATGCCGTATCCGCTACCAGGCAGCCCGCGGTGCGCGGCTCCGAGATGGACATACCATCCCGAAGCCAGCGCCTCTTGCCACTTCAAGGCGGGTTGCCGTTCCAGCCCAGGTCGGGATGCCAGTTCGGGGACGGGATCCCGGCGTGGCTCAGCTTTCTGTGACCATCGTTCGTCCGTCCTGTGGATGGTCGAGGTCACTAGGTCCGCAATGTGATCGGAGATCGACAGCCGATCAGCCAGCGGTGAACCGCCAACCCTCGACCAAGGTGGGCGCGGAGGTGGTGTCGGACTGGGTGCCCCGGTCCCAGCACTTCGAGCGGGCCAGGTTCATCCAGACCCTCTGAGCGGTGTATGCCACGTCGTACACCTCGACCCCGTAGAGCCCCAGAACCCGGCTGTACGCGGGCACGGTCACCTGGGCGTTGACCCCGATGGCCGTGGTGCGCGAGTACTGGATGTCGACGCTCACGGTGGCCTGGAGCTTGCTGGTGAGCTCGGCGGAGGTGCCGACCTTGGTAATGACCGTGTAGGTCCGGGACTGCTGCGACGTGAAGGTCGCGGTGATCGGGGAGCTGAGTCCGTTGTCGACGGTCCGCCCGTCACTGGCGATGAAGGTACGGTTCGCCGATGTCACCGTGAAGAGGTGACCCTGGTACACGACGGTGTTGCGGGCGGCGACGGTTGTCGTCCACACGATGCTGGGGTCGGTCGGGCAGGCGATGTCCGGCCCGAACACGCCGGCCTGCGCGCTGCCCGGCACGGCCAGCACCGCGGCACCCGACATCATCGCGACGGTCATGACCAGGCCGGTCACCCGCGCCCGCCACCCGCGCCGCCGTACCCCTGGTCCGCTGTCCGCTCGATCTGGCATGGGATCCTCCCTCTGTCGGCTGGCTGTCCCAAGAACAGAGCCAATAAGCGGATGCTGACGGTAGCGAGCGGTGGTGGGCGCGGTCATCGGTGCCGGAACGCACTGCGGATTCGTGCAATGACGGCGTGCCCACCTCTGTAGCTTTCTTGCGAGGTAGGACCCCGTCGGCCGGACGACGCACGGGTCGGTCCAGACTTGCGCACTTCAGCAGCTACGTGAGGATGAAGAAGTACGCGAGACAGCGGGCAATCACTTCGCCCGCTTGCGTGCGCGTGCCGACCGTCGGCCCGCCGACGCCCGACAGTTGATCTAGGAACCCCAGGCGAGTACGCCGTACGCTGAGGGTACCGAACCACTAAGCCAGAACAAATGCCTGCAGAACAGACGCAAGATCATCGTTTCTGTATTGCTGTCCATGCATGTCCGCTGCTCAGTAAGCGCTGCGCCCGGTCTCCGGACCGGGCGAGGATCGCAACGTCTTCACGAACATCAGGCCGCCGCCGGACCGCTTGCTGCGCCCGGTCTCCGGACCGGGCGAGGATCGCAACTTCGGGACGAAACTCTACGATGACACCTACGATCGGTTGCTGCGCCCGGTCTCCGGACCGGGCGAGGATCGCAACCAGCCCGGTCGCCGGCTCGAAAATCCTGCGGTTGGGCGGCTGCGCCCGGTCTCCGGACCGGGCGAGGATCGCAACCCGGCGCCGGGCGGCATCACGCGGCCCATTTCCGGCTGCGCCCGGTCTCCGGACCGGGCGAGGATCGCAACGGGTGACGGCACATGGCACCTGGGCGCCGACGCGGCTGCGCCCGGTCTCCGGACCGGGCGAGGATCGCAACGTGTTGCGATTGGTGGCAGTCGCGTTTCCGCCAGACTGCTGCGCCCGGTCTCCGGACCGGGCGAGGATCGCAACTCCAGCTTTACGGTTTTGTCGCCGGGGGTGAGGTTGAGCTGCGCCCGGTCTCCGGACCGGGCGAGGATCGCAACGCCGGGCGTACGCGCTCGTGCTCGCCGATGACGCTCTGGCTGCGCCCGGTCTCCGGACCGGGCGAGGATCGCAACCGGTGCGCGGGCCGGAGCCGCGCCGCCGCAAGCGCACCGCTGCGCCCGGTCTCCGGACCGGGCGAGGATCGCAACGCCTGGCTGGCCCGGATGAGCCGCGTCACCGTCGAGGCGCTGCGCCCGGTCTCCGGATCGGGCGAGGTTCGCAACATCGACGCGGCCACGGTGACGGCGATCGTCGCGGCTCGCTGCGTCCAGCTTCCGGGCCGGCCGAGGATCGCAACGCACCGGCTGAGCTGGTGCAGCAGCACGCGAGAGAGGTGCTACGCCCCGGTCTCCCGACCGGGCGAGGACCACAACTCGTGCGAGGTTACGGAGATGCTTGGCCAATCTGTCATCCAGTCGTCGAAGGCATCCTCGATCGGTACGCGGCCTCAAAGTAGCTCGGGCGCGCTCACGCGACATTCAGCTCCTGGACGGCGACGAACACGCCGCGACGTCGAAACGCCGCTGGAGCGTGCACTATAGCGTCGACGCGAGCGGCCCGGCTGTTGAAGGGGAACCAGAATCGTCGCAGCGATCTCGTCTCGACCCAGGCCGGTGCGCCACGTCCGTCCCTGGCCGAGACGTGTTCCGCCAAGGCAGCGAGGAAGACGTCCCAGCGCACGTCGCCGACGGGCTGAGGCTCGATGGCCAGAAGGCTACCGCGTGTGGCGGCCTGCTCCCACCGGTACTCCTCAAGGAATTCCGCGACGAGACGCCATCTGCGCGCTTCGTCGGCTCCCGCGAGCAACGTACCCAGGCGTTCGACAGTCAAGGGCTCGTACGCCCTAGCATGGTCCGTCACGCTTGTACGGTAATGCATGAGGGCTGGGTGGGGGCGCGGCTCGTCCATGGAGCGTAACACGCCGTGTTACGCTCCTGGACTGTGGAGCAGTTCAACTGGACCGATGCTGCGCGCAGGAACCTTGACGGCGTCACGCTGGTTGATGTCGCCGATGTGCTGTATGCGCCGCCCGACGAGACATCGACGCGTCAGCTTCCGGGTGGGGGGCGCATCGTCATGGGCAGGGCGGGCTCGGGTCTGCATGTTGCGGTGCTGCTGGTTCGCAACCGAGAGATCAGCGGACTCTGGAACATCTCGTTCGCGAGGCCAATGACGCCGTCCGAGGTCGAGGAGTGGAATCGATGGATGAAGTAATGAGTGAGCAAGAAATGATCAACTGGGTGAAGGAGAATGATCTTTCTGCTCTCATTCGTGAGGGGGAGCCTGTCGAGGCGCCTCGCGCTACCGAGCGCGAGATCATGGCGGTTCGGACCGTGCGGCTGCCAGCGGCGGTGTATGAAGACCTGCAGGATCTCGCAGAGTCCCGAGGCATGGGGACCAGCGTTCTCATGCGCAAGGTCATTGAGGAATGGGTGGCGTCGCAGCTCGCTCCTACTGGCCCTCGTGACGTTGTGCCTGTCACGGAGTTGCTCGATTTTGTCCAGCGAGCTGCCCGGCCGGCTGCTTGATCTGGTGCCTGGACGGCTTGCGCCAAGCTGGCCGGCTGGGAGGCCGTTTCCGGAGGACTGGCGTTACCTTCTCAAGATGCTGTGAAGAATTCCGACGGTCCCGAGACAGGACAGGATTCCTGCGGGCCAGCCCTCCCTGGCGCCGACGGCTGTCCCTACGGCTCCGCCGATGCAGATGATGACTGCCCATCGAATTGGCAGCTGGGGGTCTGGAGGTTCCCTGTCGAGCTTCGGTGCATCTGTCGGCTCTGGTTTTGAAGCCTGTAGGCTCATCAAGCATCCTCATTTTCCGTCGTGGGGGGCTACCGGCGGTCCGCTGTGACAGCAGCGGACCGCCTTCCTTGAGGTGAAGTTCTGGTCCTTGATATGAATTAAATTCGAGTGATAGTCCGATCTGATTTGCGTGCCGCGGCGAATCGCAATGCTGGCATACGGCCGATGATCACGCAAGTGTCTGCTTTGATGGATCATCGGACGCTGCGACGAACGACATGTCATGGCTCAGTCGAGGCGCGGCGACGAAACTACAAACCCTCCGATAGCCTCTTCTCGCTTGAGTGAAGTCCCGTTGAGGGAAATTCATATTCTCGTTCGGCACCCGACCTCGGTCGGCCTTGCACCTGACGGTTCAGGTGTCTGCGGCGTGTTCTGCGCCGAGGATCGCAAAGTCGCGGCGTCGCGATGGGCCATAACGGCGAGCAATGACCGGAGCTGAGGCCATGACCTCAGCTCCGGTTCTGGCGGGTTTCTGACAGTTGCCTGTTGCGGGGTTGACTGGATTAAGTTCGCGTCCTCTATGGTCGGACGCCTCCCCGGCAAGTGATCATGTGAGGGCCATTCGTGTCTAGTGAAAAGGTGTTGTGGGCGCACAGCCCTGCGCCCGGCACCGAGAACTGGCATGGACTCAGAGAACACCTGCTCAGCACCGGTTTGCTCGCCCAGCGGTTCGCGGCTGCGTTCGGCGGTGGTGAGCTGGCGTACACGTTGGGCGTTCTGCATGATGTCGGAAAGGCTTCGTGTACCTGGCAGTCAGGGCTGGCAAAGGCCGCCGGCAGCGGTCGGCCGGTCGGTATCGACCACAAGGGGCTCGGGACCAGGATCGCGCGGGAGCGCGGGCTCGGGTCCTTCGCGCTCGGGATCTACGGGCATCACGGCGGTCTGATCGACGCAGACGCGCTGACCCAGCAACTGTCGGCCAGCCTGGATCGGGCCGGCGATGTCGCGTCGGCCGAGGCCGCACTGCCGGACCTGCTGCCCGGCCTGCCGGCGGATCTCAGCCGGGCGGTTCCGACGGCGTGGCAGCGGGATGCGCTGGTCGGTGAGATGGCGCTACGGCTTTGCTACAGCGCGTTGGTCGACGCCGACTCGCTCGACACCGCCGCTCACTTCGGCCAGCTCACCCAACCTCGGGTACGCGACGACGCGGACTTCGGCCGGCTCTACAAGCGCTTCGAGCAACGCCGTGCCGAAACCCTGGCACGGCGGCCCAGCTCGCCGATAAACAGCCTCCGCGAGCGGATCTACACCGACTGCCTCGCCGCCGCCGAGCTACCGCCGGGAATCTTCCGGATGCCCGTGCCGACGGGTGGGGGCAAGACACTAGCGGCCGGTGGGTTCGCGTTGCGGCATGCCGAGCGGCACGGGATGCGGCGGGTGATCGTCGCGGTGCCGTTCCTGACGATCACCGAGCAGAACGCCGCCGTCTACCGCGACCTGCTTGACGAGGAGGGCGGGGAGCCGACCGTCCTGGAGCACCACAGCCAGGTCGACTTCGACGATCCGGCGGCCGGGAAGTGGGCGCGACTCGCGGCCGAGAACTGGGACGCGCCGTTCGTCGTGACCACCTTCGTCCGACTCTTCGAGTCGCTATTCGGGCGGAAGCCGTCCGCGATGCGGCGGGTCCACCGCCTGGCCAACGCCGTCATCGTGCTCGACGAGGTGCAGGCGTTGCCGCACCGCCTGCTGGTTCCGATCCTGAACGGGCTGAAGATCCTGGTCGAGCACTTCGGCTCGACCGTGTTGCTCTCCTCCGCGACGCAGCCTGACTTCTGGGCGCTCAAGGAGTTCAAGGAGGTCGAAGCGGTCGACGTCGTGCGGGATCCGGCCCGACTCGTCACCGACCTGCGTCGGGTGCGGTACGAGTGGCAGGTCGATCCGGCACCGACCCTCGCAGACATCGCCGGTCAGGCCGCCGAGGAACGGGCCGCCCTGGTCGTGGTGAACACCACGGCCAACGCGCAGCAGGTCTTCCAGGAGTGGCGGGAGAGGCCGGCGTTCCACCTGTCCACCAGGATGTGTCCGGCACACCGGCGCCGGGTCCTCGCGGAGGTAGACCGCCGGTTGAAACTGGAGGAGCCGGTCCTGCTCACGGCCACCCAGCTCATCGAGGCTGGGGTCGACATCGACTTCCCAGTCGTGTTCCGGGCTATGGCGCCGGCCGATTCGCTGCTGCAGGCCGCCGGGCGGGCGAACCGCGAAGGCAGCCTGCCGGACGGCGGCCGGTTGGTCGTGTTCGCGCCGCAGGACGGCGGGCATCCACCCAGCTACAAGCTGCTGATCGGGTGCACCGAACGCGCCTTCGGGCCGGGCAAGCCCGACCTCGACGACCTGACCACGCTCGCGGGCTACTACCGGGACCTGTACGACACGCTGAACCTGGAGCACCGGGGACACCTGGGGCGGAAGATCCAGCGGGCGCGGCAACGCTGGCAGTTCCAGACCGTGACCGACGGTCCGATCGTCAACGCGGGGGAGAAGGCCCGCGACCGCAAGGAGGCGTTCCGGCTGATCGACGACCAGGGGATCGCGGTCGTCACACCACAGGGCGCGGAGACCGCCGAGGAACGCGGCGAGCTGGAGCACCTGATCGAGCGGATCCGGACCGCGCCGGTGCCGCAGCTGACCGATCTGCGCCGGCTCCAGCCGTACACGACGAACCTGCACGTCAGCGCTTTCCGTGACGCCGGGGTCCGGGCACTGATGCGGCCGATCCTCGGGGAGGTCAAGGTCGGCGGCCTCGTCGAATGGGTCGGCGGATACGACCCGCACACCGGAATCGAGATCGACCCGAAGCTGGAGGATTTTGTTCTGTGACTACGGATGTGGTCAACGGGGTCACGCTGCGCCGGAACCGATCGGGTGACCTGCCGGTGGCCGTGCAGGTGTGGGGGGAAGCGGCGCTGTTCTCCCGGCCGGAGTTGAAGGTGGAGCGGGTCAGCTATCCGGTGCCGACGCCGTCTGCGGCGGTCGGCGTACTCGAAGCGATTTTTTGGAAGCCGGAGATCCGGTACCAGATCGTGGCGATCGAGGTGTTGAAGCCGATTCGTCAGTTCACGATCCGGCGCAACGAGACCTCCGACGTGGCGCCGCTCGCGGAGGCGGTCAAGGGGAGCCGTCGGGTCGACACCGTCGCCCACCGCGACCAGCGCAACGCGGTCTGCCTGCGGGATGTGGCGTACCGGATCCACGCGCACATCGAGACGAAACGGCATGCCGACAAGCCGGTGGCCGCGTACCGGGACCAGTTCCGGCGCCGGGTCCGCCGGGGTGCCTGCTACCAGCGGCCGTACCTGGGCACCCGGGAGTTCAGCGCGGAGTTCGGCTGGCCGGACGAGTCCGTCGAGCGGCAGAAGGGGCTCAACGAGGAGATCGGCATCATGCTCCACTCGGTCCACTGGGACGACAAGGGTAAGCCGAGGATGGAGTGGTTCGCCGCCCGGGTGGTCGACGGCGTGCTCGCCGTACCCGAAAGGGGTCTTGAACTTGATCTGCCGGCGAGCGGAGCCGCCTGATGCTCCTGCAACGCCTGGTCGAGTTCGCGGACAGCGGCGGCGCCGAGGACGGTGACGAGGCGCCGCCGTTCTACGCGGAGAAGCCGGTCCGGTGGATCCTCGACATCGGTTCCGACGGGGCGCCCACCGGGCGGCTGCGGGACACGGCCGACAAGACCGACCCGCAGCGCCGGTTCGGGGTGCGGCGCACGGTGCCGGCCATCACCCGCACCGCGGGCATCGCACCCACCGTCGCCGTCGACAACATCGAGTACGTCTTCGGTTGGCTCGACGAGGGTGGCAAACCGGATCGGGTCGCCAAGCAGCACCAGGCGTTCCGGGATCTGCACCACGACTGGGCGACCCGTGATCCGGACGGGCCCGGAGCGGCGATCGTCGCCTTCTACGAAGGCAAGTACGACAAGCGGGTCGCCGAGCCGGACGGTTGGGCACGCGGTGACCTGGTGGCGTTCCGGGTCGACAACCGGTTCGCCTTCGACACACCATCCGCCGCCAGCTACTGGGCCTCGGTCGCCGAGGGGCGCAAGGGCTCCGGCCAGTCGGGGCGCTGCCTGGTGTGCGGGCGGGTGCAGCCGTTGTTGAAGACGATCCCGCAGCAGGTGCCGCAACGCTGGCTGCCCGGCGCCACCCAGGGCGCGTCGCTGGTCAGCATCAACGAATCGGTGCACGGGTACGAGCTGCAGAAGTTCCTCACCCACACGCCGATCTGCTCCGACTGCGGACTGAAGTTTATGTCCGCCCTGGTCACGCTGCTGTCCGACCCTG from the Solwaraspora sp. WMMD1047 genome contains:
- a CDS encoding alpha/beta hydrolase → MTTPDTIVLVHGFWVTPRSWENWITHYEAKGYRVIAPAYPGFEVEVEALRANPQIIADVTVPAIIEKIEGIIRELDTPPIIIGHSAGGAFTQILLDHGFGAAGVAMNSAPTEGVRVVPLSQVKSTLPVLKSPANRHKAVGLTLEQWRYAFTNTFTEEESEALYERYHIPASGGIVWGGVLANFQPGHQDTWVDYHNDERAPLLFISGSEDHIMPPSVQESNAKHYKSNTVTEHKIYDGYAHLLPAQQGWEEIADYALDWALRHARS
- a CDS encoding MBL fold metallo-hydrolase; the protein is MTTVRVTHIGGPTALVEFAGWRLLTDPTFDPAGRRYAFGWGTSSRKLADPAVAADALGPIDAVLLTHDHHGDNLDGAGRELLSSAGVVVTTVPGARRLGGGARGLAPWATTTLAGEGRPTIEVTATPCRHGPPLSRPIVGDVVGFALRWPGQAHGALWISGDTVLFGGVRQVGSRLPVGLALLHLGGVRFPITGPLRYSMTARDAVKLLDDVRPHTVVPVHYEGWKHFQEPRVAMEREFASAPADVRQRIRWLPIGTPTDLET
- a CDS encoding ribbon-helix-helix protein, CopG family — encoded protein: MDEVMSEQEMINWVKENDLSALIREGEPVEAPRATEREIMAVRTVRLPAAVYEDLQDLAESRGMGTSVLMRKVIEEWVASQLAPTGPRDVVPVTELLDFVQRAARPAA
- the cas3 gene encoding CRISPR-associated helicase Cas3', with product MSSEKVLWAHSPAPGTENWHGLREHLLSTGLLAQRFAAAFGGGELAYTLGVLHDVGKASCTWQSGLAKAAGSGRPVGIDHKGLGTRIARERGLGSFALGIYGHHGGLIDADALTQQLSASLDRAGDVASAEAALPDLLPGLPADLSRAVPTAWQRDALVGEMALRLCYSALVDADSLDTAAHFGQLTQPRVRDDADFGRLYKRFEQRRAETLARRPSSPINSLRERIYTDCLAAAELPPGIFRMPVPTGGGKTLAAGGFALRHAERHGMRRVIVAVPFLTITEQNAAVYRDLLDEEGGEPTVLEHHSQVDFDDPAAGKWARLAAENWDAPFVVTTFVRLFESLFGRKPSAMRRVHRLANAVIVLDEVQALPHRLLVPILNGLKILVEHFGSTVLLSSATQPDFWALKEFKEVEAVDVVRDPARLVTDLRRVRYEWQVDPAPTLADIAGQAAEERAALVVVNTTANAQQVFQEWRERPAFHLSTRMCPAHRRRVLAEVDRRLKLEEPVLLTATQLIEAGVDIDFPVVFRAMAPADSLLQAAGRANREGSLPDGGRLVVFAPQDGGHPPSYKLLIGCTERAFGPGKPDLDDLTTLAGYYRDLYDTLNLEHRGHLGRKIQRARQRWQFQTVTDGPIVNAGEKARDRKEAFRLIDDQGIAVVTPQGAETAEERGELEHLIERIRTAPVPQLTDLRRLQPYTTNLHVSAFRDAGVRALMRPILGEVKVGGLVEWVGGYDPHTGIEIDPKLEDFVL
- the cas5c gene encoding type I-C CRISPR-associated protein Cas5c, coding for MVNGVTLRRNRSGDLPVAVQVWGEAALFSRPELKVERVSYPVPTPSAAVGVLEAIFWKPEIRYQIVAIEVLKPIRQFTIRRNETSDVAPLAEAVKGSRRVDTVAHRDQRNAVCLRDVAYRIHAHIETKRHADKPVAAYRDQFRRRVRRGACYQRPYLGTREFSAEFGWPDESVERQKGLNEEIGIMLHSVHWDDKGKPRMEWFAARVVDGVLAVPERGLELDLPASGAA